The window ACGAATAACCTATCCGCCCTCCACAACTGCATATGACAATAAACAGGACAATGCAGAAAGTGTCATGCAACATTATATGACCAACAATATTATCAATCCTGTGGACGACAACAGGCGAATGGATGACATCATTCTCGATGTTAATCAGATGCGTGGCGATACTATCAGTTGGCAATCCAGATACAAGAATCTAGCGGAAGAACTGGCTGAAATCAGTTTATTGAGTGGGCTTGGTTGGAATGTAGAAATTGATGTTGATAAAGAGAAATATGTATTCAAAGTGCTGGAAGGTCGCAATTTATCAGCAAATCAATCTATCCTACCACCTGCTATTTTTAGTCCAGAGTTTAATACACTTGGTCAAATTAGTTACACAGAATCAGAACTCAACTATCGTAATTATGCAGTTGTGGCTGGTCAGGGTGAAGGTGTGGAAAGGCGTATAGTTGAAGTAGGG is drawn from Psychrobacillus sp. INOP01 and contains these coding sequences:
- a CDS encoding siphovirus ReqiPepy6 Gp37-like family protein; amino-acid sequence: MRALPLKSWAGQRITYPPSTTAYDNKQDNAESVMQHYMTNNIINPVDDNRRMDDIILDVNQMRGDTISWQSRYKNLAEELAEISLLSGLGWNVEIDVDKEKYVFKVLEGRNLSANQSILPPAIFSPEFNTLGQISYTESELNYRNYAVVAGQGEGVERRIVEVGESSGHDRYELFVDARDVSEQTDDQYPAARTPEEIEADLTNRGTQKLTEYEKEVYLEGQALTKSRLIYEQDYNLGDIVSLQNREWGITRDARITEVKEIYEPSGKRIELVFDNSRPTLISKIKQELSSIKAEITR